The proteins below are encoded in one region of Nitrosopumilus sp.:
- the tfb gene encoding transcription initiation factor IIB (stabilizes TBP binding to an archaeal box-A promoter; responsible for recruiting RNA polymerase II to the pre-initiation complex), protein MVSKTKELCPRCAQGKLVTDNESGEMFCSKCGFVINEKLQETGPEWRSFAQDEGGNKARSGAPTSLTMHDMGLATIINPVNKDASGRPLTASMKSTIERLRTWDSRSQVHEPVDRNFRQAFSELNRLKDKLVISDAVIEKAAYIYRKALEKGLVRGRSISALMASALYAACRDTATPRNLKDVEAAANIKRKDIARCYRLLVKELNLKMPVTDSIQCVARIASRIGIAEKTKRYAMKVLKLAQENEVSAGKDPMGLAAAALYLSCVKTGEDKTQRDIAEAANVTEVTIRNRYKGLKESLDL, encoded by the coding sequence ATGGTAAGCAAAACAAAAGAACTATGCCCAAGATGTGCTCAGGGTAAATTAGTTACTGATAATGAATCTGGTGAAATGTTCTGCTCTAAATGTGGATTTGTAATTAATGAAAAACTACAAGAGACAGGACCTGAATGGAGATCCTTTGCTCAGGATGAAGGCGGTAATAAAGCAAGATCTGGCGCACCAACATCATTAACAATGCACGATATGGGTCTTGCAACAATTATCAATCCTGTAAACAAAGATGCATCTGGAAGACCACTAACAGCATCAATGAAAAGTACAATTGAGAGACTAAGAACTTGGGATAGTAGAAGTCAAGTTCATGAACCAGTTGATAGAAACTTTAGACAAGCATTTAGTGAATTAAACAGATTAAAAGATAAACTAGTAATTTCTGATGCAGTAATTGAAAAAGCAGCTTACATTTATAGAAAAGCACTTGAAAAAGGTCTTGTTCGAGGACGTTCTATTTCAGCTTTAATGGCATCTGCACTTTATGCTGCATGTCGTGATACTGCAACTCCAAGAAATCTAAAAGATGTAGAAGCAGCAGCAAACATCAAAAGAAAAGATATTGCAAGATGTTACAGATTATTGGTCAAAGAACTTAATTTGAAGATGCCAGTAACTGATTCAATTCAATGTGTTGCAAGAATTGCAAGCAGAATTGGAATTGCTGAAAAGACAAAAAGATATGCAATGAAAGTGTTAAAACTTGCACAGGAAAATGAAGTATCAGCTGGAAAGGATCCAATGGGCTTAGCTGCAGCAGCACTATACCTATCCTGTGTCAAAACTGGTGAGGACAAGACTCAACGTGATATTGCAGAAGCTGCTAATGTTACTGAGGTAACTATCAGAAATAGATACAAAGGCCTCAAAGAATCACTTGATTTATGA
- a CDS encoding CrcB family protein: MKGLEYVFLAVGSVLGAFLRYKVTESPLLFNTLPLNVLIVNILGAFILGIFVIISQQWNLDGRYSLFAAVGFCGSLTTMSAFALDSSNLLEGNHYGTLAINIIANTGLSITALIGGKSLMTVIINH; this comes from the coding sequence ATGAAAGGACTAGAATATGTTTTTCTTGCAGTTGGCTCTGTACTGGGAGCTTTTCTAAGATACAAAGTAACTGAATCTCCATTACTTTTTAACACATTACCTCTGAATGTTTTGATTGTAAATATTTTAGGGGCATTTATTCTTGGTATATTTGTTATAATATCACAACAATGGAATCTTGATGGAAGATACTCTCTCTTTGCAGCTGTAGGATTTTGTGGATCCCTTACAACAATGTCTGCATTTGCTCTTGATTCAAGTAATCTCCTTGAAGGCAATCATTATGGAACTCTTGCAATTAACATTATTGCCAATACTGGCTTGTCTATAACAGCATTAATTGGAGGAAAGTCATTAATGACTGTAATTATTAATCATTAA
- a CDS encoding DUF1059 domain-containing protein, with product MTLKLRCEDYGFECEFILDEEKTVGLIEKLRMHFEEEHGIDYTIEAVTQMITNRGHSLESIRK from the coding sequence TTGACACTGAAATTGAGATGTGAAGACTATGGTTTTGAATGTGAGTTCATTTTAGATGAAGAAAAAACCGTAGGCCTAATTGAAAAATTAAGAATGCATTTTGAAGAAGAACACGGAATCGACTATACTATAGAAGCAGTTACTCAAATGATTACCAATAGAGGGCATTCTTTAGAATCAATTAGAAAATAA
- a CDS encoding transcription initiation factor TFIIIB — protein sequence MIENFSNDYDVKCHLDTCKTYPAITDSERGEIVCGGCGLILLQNMADVSYENNGYSQKDFIKLSRTGPASSLTMYDKGLSTVIGTNKDSSGNALSNKTKYEFNRLRTWDQRSKSRKTATLSKAFTLLHGMKTKLGIPDNVVENAAYIYRKVVNAKLTRGRTMTSLISASLYAACRENNIPRTLDDIANAGNVERRILSRDLRTIIKKFGLNLNQYDISSFISKISNNMDLKEKTKRDAFEILKRCEKKQITAGKHPVAQAAASLYISCIINGEKISQKKISVEAGVSDVTIRNRVDLIKKTLSLIE from the coding sequence GTGATAGAAAATTTTTCAAACGATTATGATGTAAAGTGTCATCTAGATACTTGCAAAACCTATCCTGCAATAACAGATTCTGAAAGGGGTGAAATTGTTTGTGGGGGATGCGGTCTTATCTTATTGCAAAATATGGCTGATGTATCATATGAAAACAACGGTTATTCTCAGAAAGATTTTATCAAACTATCAAGAACAGGCCCTGCTTCATCATTAACAATGTATGACAAAGGATTATCAACTGTGATTGGGACTAACAAAGATTCTTCAGGAAATGCATTATCTAATAAAACAAAATATGAATTCAATAGACTACGAACATGGGATCAAAGAAGCAAATCAAGAAAGACTGCTACATTAAGCAAAGCATTTACTTTGCTTCATGGAATGAAAACAAAGTTAGGTATTCCAGATAACGTTGTAGAAAATGCTGCCTACATATACAGGAAAGTAGTTAATGCTAAACTGACGAGAGGGAGAACAATGACTTCATTGATCTCGGCTTCACTATATGCAGCATGTAGAGAAAATAACATCCCAAGAACATTAGATGATATTGCAAATGCTGGAAATGTTGAAAGAAGAATACTTTCGAGAGATCTAAGAACCATAATCAAAAAATTTGGGTTGAATCTTAATCAGTATGATATTTCCTCGTTTATCTCAAAAATTTCAAACAACATGGATCTAAAAGAAAAAACTAAACGAGACGCATTTGAGATACTAAAACGATGTGAAAAGAAACAGATTACTGCTGGAAAACATCCTGTAGCACAAGCCGCTGCATCATTATACATATCATGTATAATCAATGGTGAAAAAATAAGTCAAAAAAAAATTTCAGTAGAAGCTGGAGTAAGTGATGTTACAATCAGAAACAGAGTAGACTTGATTAAGAAAACACTAAGCCTAATTGAGTGA
- a CDS encoding DUF3450 domain-containing protein: MAYETEQEPEPPKIPEPSPEPEPIKIPEPVPIPNPFPEESNSEKIKRLTEENDRLKQQNSNFQDQITNLKIENSRSESKILELEKTIQSLKEITMEQIRVIMDLVNRLKDISFEKIFSPIINL, from the coding sequence ATGGCATATGAAACAGAACAAGAACCAGAACCACCAAAAATTCCTGAACCTTCTCCAGAACCAGAACCAATCAAAATTCCAGAACCCGTACCTATTCCTAATCCATTTCCAGAGGAATCTAATTCAGAAAAAATTAAAAGATTAACAGAAGAAAATGATAGACTAAAACAACAAAATTCTAACTTTCAAGATCAGATAACAAATTTGAAAATCGAAAATTCAAGATCAGAATCTAAAATATTAGAGCTTGAAAAAACTATTCAAAGTCTAAAAGAAATCACAATGGAACAAATTCGTGTAATAATGGATTTAGTAAACAGATTAAAAGATATATCATTTGAGAAAATATTTTCTCCTATAATTAATTTGTAG
- a CDS encoding ACT domain-containing protein yields MDLINYTALAVKIQPEIERILGNSVNLHTVVVAIKRYSDSFENKEQVKEESVLKNARLSLTDGIMDIKFSVQESNKMDPTTILNQFSKVTNNYKFFRMADSFRFLIEDVRQIFSNFSNSDDVFSTGLVKIRISIPNFQNKSDIVSYVAEVLHANGIELVNAFFSQEHIIIILNERDSLKAYDILHSDIIRT; encoded by the coding sequence ATGGATTTGATTAACTACACAGCACTAGCAGTAAAGATTCAACCAGAGATTGAAAGGATTCTAGGGAATTCCGTTAATCTCCATACAGTGGTAGTTGCAATTAAACGATATTCTGATTCATTTGAAAATAAAGAACAAGTTAAAGAAGAATCAGTTTTGAAAAATGCTAGGTTGTCATTAACTGATGGAATTATGGATATTAAATTTTCAGTACAGGAATCAAATAAGATGGATCCTACTACAATTTTAAATCAATTCTCAAAGGTAACTAACAACTATAAATTTTTTAGAATGGCTGATTCCTTTAGATTTCTTATAGAAGATGTTAGACAGATTTTTAGTAATTTTTCAAATAGTGATGATGTATTTAGTACAGGTCTTGTAAAAATTAGAATCTCAATACCTAATTTTCAGAATAAATCTGATATAGTATCCTATGTTGCTGAAGTTTTACATGCTAATGGGATAGAATTAGTTAATGCATTTTTCAGCCAAGAACACATCATTATTATTTTAAACGAGAGGGATTCATTAAAAGCATATGATATCTTACATTCGGATATCATAAGAACTTAA
- a CDS encoding NAD(P)/FAD-dependent oxidoreductase has translation MAKKKKIVILGGGFAGVECARQLESQFKNNSKIELLMVSEDNFLLFTPMLPQVASGMIETRHIVLPIRTICKNTKFYEGRVKNIDPYGKLVTLWGTGDRRSISIHYDFLVVALGSETNFFGMSDVEKNAYTMKTLNDAVVLRNRVIDMLEQAENETDPILRKSFLNFVVVGGGFAGIETAGELMDLLLDARKHYPTIQKKDLRVIVLEALGMILPGFNQKLAGFAKDKMVERGIDIRLKTAVTSFDGNEVTTKTVDPAPNDSIDDAVIDSIRTKTLIWTAGVTPVNTIKRSMFKTDKGKLIINDFLEVPDFPGVFAIGDCALFLDPETQRPFPPTAQIAEAQAKVAAKNLISLIKNSEKKKFVYHSKGQMAIIGKRSGIATFLGMNISGFWAWLIWRNVYLSKIATLDKRIRVFLDWTIDLFFDRDISRLKLMKDKTEKEYKLLDEVDDVW, from the coding sequence TTGGCTAAAAAAAAGAAGATCGTGATTTTGGGTGGGGGTTTTGCAGGAGTAGAATGTGCTAGACAGTTAGAATCACAGTTTAAGAATAATTCTAAAATAGAACTATTAATGGTAAGTGAAGATAATTTTCTCTTATTTACACCAATGCTACCTCAAGTTGCATCTGGAATGATTGAAACTAGGCATATAGTATTGCCAATTAGGACAATATGCAAGAATACAAAATTTTATGAGGGTAGAGTAAAAAATATCGATCCTTATGGAAAACTAGTAACATTATGGGGTACAGGAGATAGAAGAAGTATCTCAATTCATTATGATTTTTTAGTGGTTGCATTAGGAAGTGAAACAAACTTTTTTGGAATGTCAGATGTTGAAAAAAATGCATATACAATGAAAACACTCAATGATGCAGTAGTATTAAGAAACAGAGTTATCGATATGCTTGAACAAGCAGAAAATGAGACTGATCCAATTCTCCGAAAAAGTTTCTTAAATTTTGTTGTGGTGGGAGGCGGTTTTGCAGGAATTGAAACTGCAGGTGAATTAATGGACCTTCTTTTAGATGCACGAAAACATTATCCAACTATTCAGAAAAAAGATCTTAGAGTAATTGTATTAGAAGCATTAGGGATGATCCTACCTGGATTTAATCAAAAATTAGCAGGTTTTGCAAAAGACAAGATGGTTGAAAGAGGAATAGACATTAGATTAAAAACTGCAGTAACTAGTTTTGATGGGAATGAAGTAACTACAAAAACAGTAGATCCAGCTCCAAACGATTCTATTGATGATGCAGTTATTGATTCTATTAGAACAAAGACTTTGATTTGGACTGCAGGAGTTACCCCTGTTAATACAATCAAGAGATCAATGTTCAAGACGGATAAGGGAAAATTAATCATTAATGATTTTCTTGAAGTTCCAGATTTTCCAGGAGTTTTTGCAATAGGAGATTGCGCATTGTTTTTAGATCCTGAAACTCAAAGGCCATTTCCTCCAACTGCTCAAATTGCAGAAGCTCAAGCAAAGGTTGCTGCTAAAAATTTGATATCTTTAATCAAAAATTCAGAGAAAAAAAAATTTGTTTATCATTCTAAGGGACAAATGGCAATTATCGGAAAAAGATCTGGGATTGCTACATTTTTAGGAATGAACATTTCAGGATTTTGGGCCTGGTTAATTTGGAGAAATGTATACCTTTCAAAAATTGCAACGCTTGATAAAAGAATACGTGTATTTCTTGATTGGACCATAGACTTGTTCTTTGATAGAGATATTTCAAGACTAAAACTAATGAAAGATAAAACTGAAAAAGAATACAAACTACTTGATGAAGTTGATGATGTTTGGTAA
- a CDS encoding peptidylprolyl isomerase, translated as MNKIFLTLTVLLLLISFGNYTFAQNNDKLVILETNLGNIVIEFFSDDAPNHVANFIKLSESGFYDGTIFHRIIPGFMIQGGDPNTISGDPDTWGIGGPDERVNAEFNTIKHNRGIVSMARSQDPNSGGSQFFVVHKDSNFLDEQYTVFGRIVTEESFQTLDKIAAVETGSKDNPIDPEQVRITKTTIVNRSDVSNILELSEPERIQSSVIQSTGNQKYENSEHEIRFSVPEGWLLQQPDKTQPNSPDVVAVGPKTGVINPVISLTIQETNQKSLDDLITEKTIVIQSAIDSGNLNIILQEKTIVNGYETYVTDAEGLFSSNNEQYDVKFKEIMFYDTEKFYTLAYSNGVDDFDSQLPRFIETIDSFEILSNDPPPPKNEDVEEGGGCLIATATFGSELTPQVQQLREFRDNILLQTNSGTIFMNTFDSFYYSFSPIIADYERENPVFKEAVKVTITPMLTSLSILNYVDIDSEQEMLGYGISLILLNMGIYFAVPTIIIFKIRK; from the coding sequence TTGAACAAAATTTTTCTAACATTAACAGTATTATTACTTTTAATTAGTTTTGGAAATTATACATTTGCTCAAAATAATGACAAATTAGTTATCTTGGAAACAAATCTTGGAAATATAGTAATAGAGTTTTTTTCAGATGATGCACCAAATCATGTTGCCAACTTTATCAAATTATCTGAATCTGGATTCTATGACGGAACTATCTTTCATAGAATAATTCCTGGTTTTATGATTCAGGGTGGTGATCCTAATACAATTAGTGGTGATCCAGATACTTGGGGGATTGGTGGTCCTGATGAAAGAGTAAATGCGGAATTTAATACAATAAAACATAATCGTGGAATTGTTTCAATGGCAAGATCACAAGATCCAAATAGCGGAGGATCTCAATTTTTTGTTGTCCATAAAGATTCCAATTTTCTTGATGAACAATACACTGTATTTGGTAGAATTGTAACTGAAGAAAGTTTTCAAACACTCGATAAAATTGCCGCAGTTGAAACAGGAAGTAAAGACAATCCAATAGATCCTGAACAAGTCAGAATTACAAAAACTACCATAGTTAACCGTTCTGATGTTTCAAATATCCTCGAATTATCTGAACCAGAACGTATACAATCTTCAGTTATCCAATCAACTGGTAATCAAAAATATGAAAATTCTGAACACGAAATCAGATTTAGTGTACCTGAAGGATGGTTATTGCAACAACCCGATAAAACACAACCAAATTCTCCTGATGTTGTTGCAGTCGGACCAAAAACTGGTGTAATAAATCCAGTTATCTCTTTAACAATACAAGAAACTAATCAAAAATCTTTAGATGATCTCATTACTGAAAAAACTATAGTAATACAATCCGCTATTGACTCAGGAAACTTGAATATTATTTTACAAGAAAAAACAATTGTTAATGGATATGAGACATATGTGACTGATGCAGAAGGACTATTTTCTTCTAACAATGAACAATATGATGTTAAATTTAAAGAAATTATGTTTTATGATACTGAAAAATTTTACACACTTGCTTATAGTAATGGTGTCGATGATTTTGATTCACAACTACCAAGATTCATTGAAACAATTGACTCCTTTGAAATATTATCAAATGATCCCCCTCCTCCTAAAAATGAAGACGTTGAAGAAGGTGGTGGGTGTCTTATTGCTACTGCAACTTTTGGCTCTGAATTAACTCCTCAAGTTCAACAATTAAGAGAATTTAGGGATAACATACTGTTACAAACAAACTCAGGAACTATATTCATGAACACATTCGATAGTTTCTATTATTCATTTAGTCCTATTATTGCAGATTATGAAAGAGAAAATCCTGTATTTAAAGAGGCAGTAAAGGTCACCATTACTCCCATGTTGACTTCTTTATCAATTCTGAATTATGTTGATATTGATTCTGAACAAGAAATGTTAGGCTATGGAATTAGTTTGATTTTATTAAATATGGGAATATATTTTGCCGTACCCACAATAATTATTTTTAAAATTAGAAAATAA
- the cbiE gene encoding precorrin-6y C5,15-methyltransferase (decarboxylating) subunit CbiE — protein MGKVFAVGVGPGSPKYVTEIVKEIILNCDIIIGYKYTIKTIEHLVEGKEIYEITMNNQEEAYQKILPELEDRTLVIPFTGDVNFSESEVVDRLIEVFGKVEIIPGISSIQVAASRAKIPLDKSKVITMHVTTSIEDKKLELQKALIDGFSVVLIPRPWPKQPDKHFMPSEIAVYLRKHGFDTNRIKVHVYEAITTENETDFVGTVKDLEGKEFSDLSVMVFNQTSLDSYINYRWQWEI, from the coding sequence TTGGGAAAAGTTTTTGCTGTAGGTGTTGGACCTGGTTCTCCAAAATACGTTACAGAAATTGTAAAAGAAATTATATTAAATTGTGATATAATAATTGGTTACAAGTATACCATTAAAACTATCGAGCATTTGGTTGAAGGGAAAGAAATCTATGAAATTACTATGAATAATCAGGAGGAAGCATATCAAAAAATTCTTCCTGAACTTGAGGATAGGACGTTGGTAATTCCATTTACTGGAGATGTTAATTTTTCAGAATCAGAAGTAGTAGATCGATTAATAGAAGTTTTTGGGAAAGTTGAGATCATACCAGGAATTAGCTCAATTCAAGTTGCAGCTTCAAGAGCGAAGATTCCTCTTGATAAATCCAAAGTAATTACAATGCATGTTACCACCTCAATTGAGGATAAAAAATTAGAATTGCAAAAGGCCTTAATTGATGGATTTAGTGTAGTTTTGATTCCAAGGCCGTGGCCTAAACAACCAGACAAACATTTTATGCCATCTGAGATAGCAGTTTATCTCCGAAAACATGGTTTTGATACTAATAGAATAAAAGTTCATGTTTATGAGGCAATAACAACTGAAAATGAGACTGATTTCGTAGGAACTGTAAAAGATTTGGAAGGAAAAGAATTTTCCGATTTGTCTGTAATGGTGTTTAATCAGACAAGTTTAGATTCATACATAAATTATAGATGGCAATGGGAAATTTAA
- a CDS encoding plastocyanin/azurin family copper-binding protein: MQTSITLLTLLVVSSGYFITESFAEISENQAFLLEGSGFAVSEDFIRISEIDLGLSSQQQKGSTINFLTEDGFITLDDEEFIISKIDGKFLREGRYIRINGNIEDSNGFDTSINFFGRLVEESKNASVYGFTGRITTLDDTFKIIYTTKLSTLTKITPVSTDSKKSNELTVHILKGSSTQGVDSYIGTGSVKSDTTSTQSFIDGFRLRYFSQDRISVQPGTTITIVNDDTVPHNILSGTENYGSRYDKYTSDGRISTGEILPGKSISVTLNDAGFYRLYDPNYQWMGIVAYVFPNNDNVILGTGNKQN, translated from the coding sequence ATGCAGACAAGTATTACTCTACTAACATTGCTTGTTGTTTCGTCAGGATATTTTATAACTGAGTCATTTGCTGAAATTTCTGAGAATCAAGCATTTCTTTTGGAAGGTTCTGGATTTGCCGTAAGTGAAGATTTTATAAGAATATCTGAAATTGATCTTGGTTTGTCTTCTCAACAACAAAAAGGAAGTACAATTAACTTTCTTACAGAAGATGGTTTTATTACATTAGATGATGAAGAATTTATCATCTCTAAAATAGATGGAAAGTTTTTGCGTGAGGGTCGATATATTAGAATTAATGGAAACATTGAAGACTCAAACGGGTTTGATACATCAATTAACTTCTTTGGAAGACTAGTTGAAGAAAGTAAGAATGCATCCGTTTATGGTTTTACAGGCAGAATTACAACTCTTGATGATACTTTCAAAATAATTTACACAACAAAATTATCAACATTAACTAAAATAACTCCAGTTTCTACAGATTCAAAAAAATCTAATGAATTAACAGTTCATATTCTCAAAGGCTCATCAACGCAAGGTGTTGATTCTTACATTGGTACTGGTTCAGTTAAATCAGATACAACATCAACTCAAAGCTTTATAGATGGATTTAGATTGAGATATTTCTCACAAGATAGAATTTCAGTTCAACCAGGAACTACAATTACTATTGTAAATGATGATACTGTTCCACACAATATTCTAAGTGGTACGGAAAATTATGGATCTCGTTATGATAAATATACATCAGATGGTAGAATATCAACAGGGGAAATCCTACCTGGAAAATCAATTAGTGTAACATTAAATGATGCAGGATTCTATAGGCTATATGATCCTAATTATCAATGGATGGGAATTGTAGCATATGTGTTTCCAAATAATGATAATGTAATTCTAGGAACAGGCAACAAACAAAATTAA